From a region of the uncultured Desulfatiglans sp. genome:
- a CDS encoding hypothetical protein (Evidence 5 : Unknown function) — protein sequence MHNFERADLIDRDAMMRLCQSIARACGLELEVGGTAIAERSAVEKT from the coding sequence TTGCATAATTTCGAGCGGGCTGACTTGATCGACCGTGATGCCATGATGCGCCTGTGCCAATCGATTGCGCGCGCCTGCGGGCTCGAATTGGAAGTGGGCGGAACCGCCATTGCAGAAAGAAGCGCGGTTGAGAAGACGTAA
- a CDS encoding transposase (fragment), translating to MLVAKASWERLGIGEALRKVAAEANCQVPYGRALLAMTANRLCEPRSKLGVWDQRLPTAYLPFCQRLKLDHFCETMDLLHASSAEVEKSIFFNTANLFNLETDVIFYGSTTASLEIDFEHAEHVMRAESGEEDPSRPVSGPRKRGKSKNGTWNPQVVVALAFTREGFPVRSWMFPGNRANVTTVETVKQDLRGSQLNRCLFVADAGMNSKDNRKRLSLGGGKYLLAAWAGSVKEIKDEVLTHGGR from the coding sequence GTGTTGGTTGCGAAGGCGTCGTGGGAGCGCCTTGGTATTGGAGAGGCGCTGCGCAAGGTTGCCGCAGAGGCTAACTGTCAAGTCCCTTATGGGCGCGCGCTTTTGGCCATGACCGCCAACCGGCTTTGCGAACCGCGCAGCAAGCTGGGAGTATGGGACCAGCGGCTCCCGACGGCCTATCTCCCGTTTTGCCAGAGACTGAAGCTTGACCACTTTTGCGAAACGATGGACCTGCTCCATGCAAGCTCGGCCGAGGTCGAAAAAAGCATTTTCTTCAACACCGCCAACCTCTTCAACCTCGAGACCGATGTGATATTTTACGGTTCCACAACGGCCTCTCTCGAGATCGACTTCGAACATGCCGAGCATGTCATGAGGGCAGAGAGCGGCGAAGAGGATCCTTCCCGGCCTGTATCCGGCCCGCGCAAGCGTGGAAAATCTAAAAATGGGACGTGGAACCCTCAAGTGGTGGTGGCTCTGGCTTTCACTCGAGAAGGGTTTCCGGTCCGCTCCTGGATGTTCCCGGGCAACAGGGCGAATGTGACCACGGTCGAAACGGTCAAACAAGATCTGAGGGGATCGCAGTTGAACCGCTGCCTCTTTGTCGCCGATGCCGGCATGAACTCTAAAGACAACCGCAAACGCTTGTCTCTGGGCGGAGGGAAATACCTTCTGGCGGCCTGGGCAGGAAGCGTCAAAGAGATCAAGGATGAGGTCTTGACCCATGGGGGACGATAG
- a CDS encoding hypothetical protein (Evidence 5 : Unknown function) yields MHRRYFVCFNPREAERQNLHWEAILKELRQKSDRHRSWNDTAKWATIELLATRAPDGISESARPGRSSSTHPSSKRPASLTAYESP; encoded by the coding sequence TTGCACAGGCGTTACTTCGTCTGCTTCAACCCTAGGGAAGCGGAACGCCAGAATCTTCATTGGGAAGCCATCCTGAAAGAGCTGCGCCAGAAATCTGACCGCCACAGAAGTTGGAACGACACGGCCAAATGGGCGACGATTGAGCTGCTGGCCACCCGTGCACCAGACGGTATCTCGGAATCAGCAAGGCCGGGAAGATCTTCATCGACACACCCAAGCTCAAAGCGGCCCGCAAGCTTAACGGCATATGAGTCCCCATGA
- a CDS encoding hypothetical protein (Evidence 5 : Unknown function) yields the protein MTNDDTLQAEDAATGYKNLLIIEPCFRTMKSTQTHMTPMYHRLPRRIQGRIKICFLALLLQRVAELMTGKTWGTPHHALAQFQTTEFEIRSHLFFRRNIPRGNFIFY from the coding sequence ATGACCAATGACGACACCCTCCAGGCGGAGGATGCCGCCACAGGTTACAAAAACCTCCTGATCATCGAGCCCTGTTTCCGTACGATGAAGAGCACTCAGACCCATATGACTCCCATGTATCATCGGTTGCCACGTCGCATTCAAGGGCGTATCAAAATCTGCTTTTTGGCCCTTTTGCTCCAACGGGTAGCCGAGCTTATGACCGGCAAGACATGGGGGACGCCCCATCATGCCTTGGCTCAGTTCCAGACCACGGAATTCGAGATCCGCAGTCACTTATTCTTTCGACGGAATATACCCAGAGGAAATTTTATCTTTTATTGA
- a CDS encoding exported hypothetical protein (Evidence 5 : Unknown function) yields MRDFKCIGKSLMAISSAISLLVMTLLVSLGGSSAYAEQSLRFSSANPGGAWYILAVGVTEIIKKENPDFVFSIEPGGGYGSPIMVGEKKVNMGFAIAGSASDAIEGREPFKKKFSNIRSMGSLYIHYIQGAVLKDSGIKDFGDMEKKKLTSGPKGQISWFWVNKFLELYGIEADVRSLDFGASAEAVVDGHVDMFFIGVPMPYGPMSNLAMQRPMRLVTFKEEILDKFCKEIGGFKKYNLPKENIPYKGTEEGLITVGTPLIIITNDEESEDLIYKCVKAIAENISELENVSAAMKGFKPEDLAKDAGVPLHPGAMKYFKEVGWR; encoded by the coding sequence ATGAGAGATTTTAAATGTATCGGAAAAAGCTTGATGGCGATTTCATCTGCAATAAGTCTTTTGGTTATGACATTGCTGGTATCTCTGGGTGGATCAAGCGCTTATGCCGAACAGTCTCTGCGCTTTTCCTCAGCCAATCCCGGAGGGGCTTGGTATATCCTTGCCGTTGGTGTTACTGAAATAATAAAAAAAGAGAATCCTGATTTCGTTTTTTCGATTGAACCTGGTGGCGGTTATGGTTCTCCTATTATGGTTGGTGAAAAAAAAGTAAACATGGGGTTTGCGATTGCGGGCAGTGCGTCCGATGCAATAGAAGGGAGAGAGCCTTTTAAAAAGAAATTTAGCAATATTCGCAGTATGGGTTCTCTGTATATCCATTATATCCAAGGTGCTGTATTGAAGGATTCTGGCATTAAAGACTTTGGAGATATGGAAAAGAAAAAACTGACATCAGGGCCGAAGGGGCAAATCAGCTGGTTCTGGGTTAATAAATTTCTGGAATTATATGGAATTGAGGCGGATGTCAGGAGTTTAGATTTTGGTGCGTCCGCAGAGGCTGTCGTAGATGGGCATGTCGATATGTTTTTTATTGGCGTACCTATGCCGTATGGGCCGATGTCGAATCTGGCGATGCAGAGGCCTATGCGTTTGGTGACATTTAAAGAGGAAATTCTTGATAAATTTTGCAAAGAAATTGGTGGTTTTAAAAAGTACAATCTACCAAAAGAAAATATTCCATACAAAGGTACGGAAGAAGGATTAATTACAGTGGGTACTCCACTTATAATTATTACTAATGATGAAGAGTCGGAAGATCTTATTTATAAGTGTGTGAAAGCAATTGCAGAAAATATAAGTGAATTAGAAAATGTCAGCGCAGCAATGAAAGGTTTTAAACCAGAAGATTTAGCCAAAGACGCAGGAGTACCTCTTCATCCTGGAGCCATGAAATATTTTAAAGAGGTTGGATGGCGTTAA
- a CDS encoding hypothetical protein (Evidence 5 : Unknown function), protein MYAAGVISKINDAFFKEKNYERF, encoded by the coding sequence GTGTATGCTGCGGGTGTGATTAGTAAAATAAACGATGCATTTTTTAAGGAGAAAAACTATGAGAGATTTTAA
- a CDS encoding conserved hypothetical protein (Evidence 4 : Unknown function but conserved in other organisms), giving the protein MEVKELQRTQELEKFFGDYADVPREVIVKEDALRFGVKFSREALERASEGRARSYYIFSYDKMESAELEQGESLKAPDEFMVEGGPYELRKTNIRASISYESPYVIDVVDNETWLTSEHNAKIGKVSFPPVPKYYKKKFDDGTSYAEIVPVVGWGTRAFCTILRKCALWNFDLQCKFCDLNANYDALKQQGRSYTLKKSIEQVVEVMKAIFLEQPDDESRRYTYILSGGSVMSGKGVYADVKFYTDYVKAIKDAIGNRWICHLQAAALDREGLERMKDAGVDCYHPNFEVWDANLFKALCPGKEKFIGRDEWIKRTIEAVDVFGEGWVTPAFVAGVEMCRPYGFKDVDEAIHSTTEGLDFLMSHGVLPRADHWCVEPLSALGGNPTVPLRYFVELDRAWYRLWEKHKLPQIPGYRDMGPGKSVYQQSAILDMGC; this is encoded by the coding sequence ATGGAGGTTAAAGAGCTACAGCGAACCCAGGAACTTGAGAAGTTCTTTGGAGATTATGCAGATGTGCCAAGGGAGGTGATTGTAAAGGAAGATGCCCTCCGATTCGGGGTAAAATTTTCCCGGGAGGCCCTTGAGCGGGCGAGTGAAGGGAGGGCTAGATCTTATTACATCTTTTCCTACGATAAGATGGAGAGCGCTGAATTGGAGCAAGGTGAAAGTTTAAAGGCGCCGGATGAATTCATGGTAGAGGGCGGGCCGTATGAATTGAGAAAAACGAACATACGTGCATCTATTTCATATGAATCTCCGTATGTCATTGATGTAGTCGATAATGAAACGTGGCTTACTAGTGAACATAACGCAAAGATTGGTAAAGTAAGTTTTCCGCCTGTACCGAAGTATTATAAAAAAAAGTTTGATGATGGCACTAGTTACGCGGAAATTGTACCTGTTGTGGGATGGGGTACACGTGCATTTTGTACAATCTTAAGAAAATGTGCTTTATGGAATTTTGATTTGCAATGCAAGTTCTGCGATCTTAATGCTAATTATGATGCATTGAAACAGCAAGGCCGTTCATATACTTTGAAAAAAAGTATAGAACAAGTGGTTGAAGTTATGAAGGCCATATTCCTTGAGCAGCCTGATGATGAATCCCGCCGCTACACTTATATATTATCAGGGGGTTCAGTCATGTCCGGAAAAGGTGTGTATGCAGATGTAAAGTTTTATACGGATTATGTCAAGGCGATCAAGGATGCAATAGGCAACCGCTGGATTTGCCACCTACAGGCTGCGGCTCTTGATAGGGAGGGTCTTGAGCGCATGAAGGATGCTGGAGTTGATTGTTACCATCCAAACTTTGAGGTTTGGGACGCGAATTTATTTAAGGCCTTATGTCCGGGGAAAGAAAAATTTATAGGCCGGGATGAATGGATTAAGCGAACGATTGAGGCGGTTGACGTTTTTGGCGAGGGGTGGGTGACTCCGGCCTTTGTTGCTGGAGTTGAGATGTGTCGACCATATGGCTTCAAGGATGTGGACGAGGCCATCCATTCCACTACGGAAGGCTTGGACTTTCTAATGTCGCACGGTGTGCTACCAAGGGCTGACCACTGGTGCGTCGAGCCGTTATCGGCCTTGGGCGGCAATCCTACTGTGCCGCTCAGATATTTCGTCGAGCTTGATAGGGCCTGGTACCGGCTGTGGGAAAAGCACAAATTGCCCCAGATTCCGGGGTACAGAGATATGGGGCCGGGAAAGTCAGTTTACCAGCAAAGTGCGATCTTGGATATGGGATGTTGA
- a CDS encoding putative NADH:flavin oxidoreductase/NADH oxidase (Evidence 3 : Putative function from multiple computational evidences) gives MNTLFMPTKIGALEVRNRFVRSATFDAGADNWEVSKWQMELFSNLAEKGAGLIISGIFHVVQDVGIPPWQNLLTEDRFIPNLRRLVDSVHAHGSKLAVQLFNSGRTAYRRLSPLGIEALGPSAIKAGEDPYFEGGCRAMNEDEIWTIVRGFGEATRRAREAGCDSVQIHGAHAYLLAEFLSPQSNRRRDDWGGSLDNRLKLHREIYRAAREFAGPDFPIMIKLGVADGIPDGLELEEGLAAAEQLARLGYDAIEVSQGLRGTDYAQTEFKTAILKREQEAYFRDWTKQVKGRVNVTTIIMGGLRSFDLMEEIVAAGDADFVALCRPLIREPHLIAAWSGGDFRKPTCISCNKCFENVISGGRLRCMIAAEN, from the coding sequence ATGAACACACTTTTTATGCCTACCAAAATCGGTGCTCTGGAAGTGCGAAACCGCTTTGTCCGTTCGGCCACCTTTGATGCGGGCGCCGATAACTGGGAAGTTTCAAAGTGGCAGATGGAACTTTTCAGTAATTTGGCTGAAAAAGGCGCCGGTTTAATCATCAGCGGTATTTTCCATGTCGTCCAGGATGTGGGCATACCACCGTGGCAAAACTTATTGACAGAGGATCGATTTATCCCGAACCTGCGGCGCCTTGTAGATTCAGTCCATGCCCATGGATCGAAGTTGGCAGTTCAGTTGTTCAACTCCGGACGCACTGCATATCGGAGGCTGAGTCCATTGGGGATAGAGGCGCTGGGCCCTTCGGCGATCAAGGCTGGCGAGGACCCCTACTTCGAAGGCGGTTGCCGGGCGATGAATGAGGATGAGATATGGACAATTGTGAGGGGTTTCGGAGAGGCAACTCGCCGGGCAAGGGAAGCCGGTTGCGACTCCGTACAGATACATGGTGCGCATGCATATCTGTTGGCAGAGTTTCTTTCGCCCCAGAGCAATCGCCGCCGGGATGACTGGGGTGGCAGTCTTGATAACCGGCTCAAGCTCCACCGGGAGATCTACAGGGCCGCGCGCGAATTCGCCGGCCCGGATTTCCCGATCATGATCAAACTGGGTGTGGCAGACGGAATTCCAGACGGACTTGAATTAGAAGAGGGCCTCGCAGCTGCCGAACAGTTGGCGCGACTCGGCTATGACGCCATCGAAGTGAGTCAAGGTTTGCGCGGCACCGATTATGCGCAGACTGAATTCAAAACAGCGATTCTCAAACGTGAACAAGAGGCATATTTTCGTGATTGGACTAAGCAGGTTAAAGGGCGAGTAAATGTGACGACAATAATAATGGGCGGGCTCCGCAGCTTTGATCTGATGGAGGAAATTGTTGCGGCTGGGGATGCAGACTTTGTCGCCTTATGCCGCCCACTCATCAGGGAACCACATTTGATTGCCGCTTGGTCAGGGGGCGATTTTCGAAAACCCACATGTATTTCCTGTAACAAATGTTTCGAAAATGTAATTAGCGGCGGCCGATTGCGATGCATGATTGCAGCGGAAAACTGA
- a CDS encoding MmgE/PrpD family protein yields MESEKELAGYATKLRYRDLPDTSVSVIKNMVLTVLGTTIAGAAEEGCKAMVDLVREWGGKEEATIFVYGGKAPAHNVAAANSVMARALDFCDAMSPGIHLGSSVVPTAYAIAELMAGCSGEDFIAHLAAATELAARINAVSDYDGFDPTGVCGVFAATVVAGRMLGLNPEQMLHALALAFNRAGGSFQSNVDGALAVRVIQGFVSQNGIICAQLAKRGISGPRNFLKGIYGYLHLYGRASCRPVEMTKGLGEVFRLNDIIFKKYPSCGCTLASTDAALDLIGKENFRPEHILRVDIRVSPYAYKLAGHPFELGENLKVNAQFSIQYCIANALIRKTSKLVHFDKISVMDEKVLELIKKIYVHEDINLGVPGIKTDKNTTHLSVKMKVTTLDGNVYYKAVDLPRGNPVRPLSNAEHFERFYDCISYSKYLISNDRAAALCSRADGLEKVSDVRTMIPLLMQTENEFPEEGKERS; encoded by the coding sequence ATGGAATCAGAAAAAGAATTGGCTGGATATGCCACAAAATTACGGTACCGGGATCTGCCCGATACGTCCGTCTCCGTTATCAAGAATATGGTTCTTACTGTGCTCGGAACTACTATTGCCGGCGCTGCCGAAGAAGGCTGCAAGGCGATGGTGGATCTAGTCAGGGAATGGGGCGGCAAAGAGGAGGCCACCATATTCGTCTATGGCGGAAAGGCGCCGGCGCATAATGTGGCGGCGGCCAACAGCGTCATGGCGCGGGCTCTCGATTTTTGTGACGCCATGAGCCCCGGAATACATTTAGGTTCGTCGGTGGTTCCGACTGCCTATGCGATTGCTGAGTTGATGGCGGGTTGCAGCGGCGAGGATTTTATTGCGCATCTGGCGGCCGCTACGGAGTTGGCCGCTAGAATAAATGCCGTATCCGACTACGACGGTTTCGACCCAACGGGGGTTTGTGGTGTTTTTGCGGCCACGGTTGTTGCAGGCCGGATGCTAGGACTGAACCCTGAACAAATGTTGCATGCTTTGGCTCTTGCCTTTAACAGGGCTGGGGGAAGTTTCCAGAGTAACGTCGATGGGGCGCTGGCGGTGAGGGTGATTCAAGGGTTTGTGTCTCAAAACGGGATAATCTGCGCCCAATTGGCAAAGAGGGGCATTTCGGGTCCGCGGAATTTTTTAAAAGGAATATATGGCTACCTTCATCTCTATGGGAGGGCCAGTTGTAGGCCGGTGGAGATGACTAAAGGCCTTGGTGAGGTTTTTAGGTTGAACGACATCATCTTCAAAAAATACCCAAGTTGCGGGTGCACGCTTGCATCGACAGATGCGGCTCTCGATTTGATTGGAAAGGAAAATTTTAGACCGGAGCATATTTTGCGCGTTGACATTAGGGTTTCCCCATATGCTTACAAGCTGGCCGGCCATCCATTCGAGCTGGGTGAAAATCTAAAAGTTAATGCTCAATTTAGCATCCAATATTGTATTGCTAATGCGTTAATAAGAAAAACTTCTAAATTAGTTCACTTCGATAAGATTTCTGTGATGGACGAAAAAGTTTTGGAGCTTATAAAAAAAATATATGTGCATGAAGATATAAATCTGGGAGTTCCAGGGATAAAAACAGATAAAAATACAACACACCTCTCAGTAAAAATGAAAGTTACTACTTTAGACGGTAACGTTTATTATAAGGCGGTGGACCTACCTCGTGGTAATCCAGTGCGACCATTAAGCAATGCCGAACATTTCGAGCGATTTTACGACTGTATAAGTTATTCAAAATATTTAATTTCAAATGACAGGGCTGCGGCGCTTTGCTCCAGGGCCGACGGCTTGGAGAAGGTCAGCGATGTGCGAACCATGATTCCATTATTAATGCAGACGGAAAATGAATTTCCAGAAGAGGGCAAGGAGAGATCATGA
- a CDS encoding hypothetical protein (Evidence 5 : Unknown function) — MLNNPRPKFLIIINKCQSEIDLSAPDNFVALNGNFLYQLCQFSPLTARALGFCMLRKIFAFMQQMAPGKSQHHQA, encoded by the coding sequence GTGTTGAATAATCCGCGCCCAAAATTTCTAATTATAATTAATAAATGCCAATCCGAAATTGATCTCTCGGCACCTGACAATTTTGTAGCTCTGAATGGGAATTTTCTTTACCAGTTGTGCCAGTTCAGTCCCCTCACGGCGAGAGCCCTCGGTTTCTGCATGTTAAGGAAAATTTTTGCGTTTATGCAACAGATGGCGCCTGGGAAGTCACAGCATCACCAAGCGTAG
- the mmgC gene encoding Acyl-CoA dehydrogenase has product MDFHIPDELRAILETVVRFVKRDLEPISRQVEESDEIPEEVVETMRALGLFGIAIPAEYGGLGIGVLGESLVYEELGKVNFCFRTRIGTNNGIGSQGLILDGTSEQKMRYLPRLASGEWTACFALTEPEAGSDAANIQTRAERKNGQWVLNGRKHFITNGAIADLATVFAVTDRQKGPKGGITAFLVEKGCDGFSVGTTERKMGMRGCHTCELIFDNCCLPLENVIGGEPMIGKGFVTAMKTLDKGRLTISASALGSAQKLLDLSVDYAKQRVQFRKPISSFQSIQNMLAEMATQIYAARQMLYHAAWLRDSKGSAVVMEASMVKLFCTNMANRVADMAMQIFGGMGYMKDFPVERYYRDLRVTRIYEGTDEIQRLVIARHLLRD; this is encoded by the coding sequence ATGGATTTTCATATACCTGATGAATTACGAGCGATACTGGAAACTGTGGTCAGGTTTGTTAAACGAGATCTCGAACCGATCAGCAGGCAGGTGGAAGAAAGTGACGAGATCCCGGAGGAAGTGGTCGAGACGATGAGGGCGCTCGGCCTCTTCGGCATCGCAATACCTGCAGAATATGGCGGCCTTGGAATCGGTGTGCTCGGTGAGAGCCTTGTCTACGAGGAATTGGGCAAGGTTAACTTTTGTTTTCGGACGAGGATTGGTACCAACAACGGGATAGGCAGCCAGGGATTAATCCTCGACGGCACCTCTGAGCAGAAAATGCGATACCTTCCGCGGTTGGCCTCGGGTGAGTGGACGGCATGCTTCGCCCTTACGGAACCCGAGGCCGGCTCGGATGCGGCTAATATTCAGACCAGAGCTGAAAGAAAAAACGGTCAATGGGTATTAAACGGTCGTAAACATTTTATTACCAACGGTGCTATAGCCGATTTGGCTACCGTTTTTGCAGTTACGGACAGACAAAAAGGGCCCAAGGGCGGCATCACGGCTTTTCTGGTGGAAAAGGGCTGCGACGGTTTTTCCGTAGGGACCACCGAACGTAAAATGGGAATGCGAGGCTGCCACACTTGTGAGCTTATCTTTGATAATTGTTGTTTGCCGCTGGAAAATGTTATCGGTGGGGAGCCGATGATCGGTAAGGGGTTTGTCACTGCGATGAAAACGCTGGACAAAGGACGGCTTACTATCAGTGCCTCGGCGCTCGGTAGCGCCCAAAAGCTACTGGATTTGTCTGTCGACTACGCCAAACAGCGAGTTCAATTCCGGAAGCCTATAAGTTCATTTCAATCCATCCAGAATATGCTGGCCGAGATGGCCACCCAAATCTATGCCGCACGGCAAATGCTCTACCATGCCGCCTGGCTCCGTGACAGCAAGGGGAGCGCGGTGGTAATGGAGGCCTCAATGGTCAAGCTGTTCTGTACCAACATGGCCAACCGGGTGGCGGATATGGCCATGCAGATCTTTGGTGGGATGGGTTACATGAAAGACTTTCCTGTTGAGCGTTATTACCGTGATTTACGGGTCACCCGCATCTATGAAGGGACGGATGAAATACAGCGGCTTGTTATAGCACGGCACTTGCTTAGAGATTAA
- a CDS encoding Phenylphosphate carboxylase, beta subunit, with amino-acid sequence MAYADIREFIEKLKAEGELCAVTAEVDWKLELSHIAKLNEEQHGPALLFQNVKGYAGMPVFTSALATPERLALALGLEKNTSFIDIVKTWVARVREKVPVKRVEGGPCKEKIVKGDDIDLFAFPVPQYYEGDGGRYIGTTNCIISRDPDSGWVNLGTHRMQILDKKRAGIWMIPGKHVELHLQKYRERGEKMPVAVAIGVDPVLFLCSSGPMPAEEDEYEFAGAIRQAPVEVCSAELSDLPVPAAAEMILEGYVDPNELAQEGPFGEYSGYYQASYPKNFLEVECITHRMNPIHWGCTTGRPVTDIHMLMALNRTAQLWADIDRMGIPGIVGVYCPPETGGYYTAIVAVRQTYPGQARQAAMAVAASSAGAYSTKLIVVVDDDIDPTNLSLVWWAIGMRYQPERGTDILRRGRASHVDPSLRMQEGQDYTSRIIIDATVPFEWPKDKSPQLIQLTESVKNQVLRRWNEIFAGSK; translated from the coding sequence ATGGCATACGCAGACATTAGGGAGTTCATTGAAAAGTTGAAAGCTGAAGGTGAATTGTGTGCTGTTACGGCTGAAGTGGATTGGAAACTCGAACTGTCTCATATCGCCAAACTCAATGAAGAGCAGCACGGGCCGGCCCTTTTGTTTCAAAACGTCAAAGGCTATGCCGGCATGCCAGTTTTCACCAGCGCTTTAGCCACCCCGGAGCGGTTGGCCTTGGCCTTGGGCTTGGAAAAGAACACATCCTTTATTGATATAGTCAAAACATGGGTGGCGCGGGTTCGTGAAAAAGTTCCAGTCAAAAGGGTGGAAGGAGGTCCCTGTAAAGAAAAAATTGTTAAGGGTGACGATATCGATCTATTTGCATTTCCCGTTCCGCAATACTACGAGGGCGACGGCGGGCGGTATATTGGTACTACTAATTGTATTATCTCCAGGGACCCAGACAGCGGTTGGGTCAATCTGGGTACCCATCGCATGCAAATCCTTGATAAAAAGCGCGCGGGCATATGGATGATTCCGGGCAAGCATGTGGAATTGCACCTGCAGAAGTACCGGGAACGGGGTGAAAAAATGCCTGTGGCTGTGGCTATTGGTGTGGATCCGGTGCTGTTTCTTTGCTCGAGCGGCCCGATGCCAGCCGAGGAAGATGAATACGAATTTGCCGGGGCTATCCGTCAGGCGCCCGTTGAGGTTTGTAGCGCCGAATTGTCGGATTTACCGGTACCGGCGGCAGCCGAAATGATTCTCGAAGGTTATGTAGACCCCAATGAACTGGCGCAAGAGGGGCCTTTCGGTGAGTATTCAGGCTATTATCAAGCCAGTTATCCAAAAAATTTTTTGGAGGTCGAATGCATCACCCATAGGATGAATCCGATCCATTGGGGCTGCACGACAGGCCGACCAGTCACAGATATCCACATGCTGATGGCATTGAATCGGACTGCCCAACTCTGGGCCGACATAGACCGCATGGGCATACCTGGGATCGTAGGAGTCTATTGTCCTCCTGAAACTGGGGGATATTACACGGCCATCGTAGCTGTCAGACAGACCTATCCCGGCCAGGCGCGGCAGGCAGCCATGGCAGTAGCCGCATCATCCGCCGGAGCCTATTCCACCAAACTTATCGTTGTTGTGGATGATGACATCGACCCTACTAACCTCTCGTTGGTATGGTGGGCTATCGGTATGCGCTATCAACCTGAGCGCGGCACTGATATTCTTCGGCGTGGCCGTGCTTCCCACGTCGATCCTTCCCTGCGTATGCAAGAGGGACAGGATTACACCTCGCGGATTATAATCGATGCAACAGTTCCTTTCGAATGGCCCAAAGATAAAAGCCCGCAGCTGATTCAATTGACGGAGAGCGTAAAAAATCAGGTTTTAAGAAGGTGGAACGAAATCTTTGCGGGATCTAAATGA